The proteins below come from a single Aegilops tauschii subsp. strangulata cultivar AL8/78 chromosome 6, Aet v6.0, whole genome shotgun sequence genomic window:
- the LOC109731628 gene encoding uncharacterized protein, producing the protein RIRCRRFDGTAPPPYTNGWLWRHQQRHRTRRAGAEGKKALPGVSSSATDIVRCGATCSHSVNAVATHAHAISRSLPPPAQFLPHLALGFFHQEARAPRASPALPPRFVPTEAASRLLGPRPQLEHVAAGLFDHARPVASRNGRVVLELRREARADGLTLSVCNPMTGEISMLPPLSGDHCPGHYVCAILTGDDLDVPAPSGFFRVLLVYNRRSFTALRSCSSADADAGVACRWGPEERKPGAKISANMLRGLGHAVVVGGAAYWPMHHEAFGVRLDGPPSEPMDMCPVPYRQSHYYAGERLLGTSADGERLSFLYVGFLGCTDFFIYIETQTAAGGEWEGHEQARLKLISLPELGITMKTAFKLRWFGEKSGTLMFTVGEGGGCTSQGVFMLNITTGCLEKLADGVECHAWKHLCGYEMDREALIASSVDRS; encoded by the coding sequence CGCATCCGATGCCGCCGTTTCGACGGGACCGCGCCACCTCCGTACACCAACGGGTGGCTGTGGCGGCACCAGCAACGACACCGGACCAGGCGCGCCGGCGCCGAGGGAAAAAAGGCTCTGCCTGGCGTGTCCTCGTCCGCCACCGACATCGTCCGCTGCGGGGCGACGTGCAGTCACTCGGTAAACGCCGTGGCCACGCACGCCCACGCCATCTcccgctctctgccgccgcccgCGCAATTCCTCCCCCACCTCGCTCTCGGCTTCTTCCACCAGGAAGCCCGCGCCCCCCGCGCCTCCCCCGCGCTGCCGCCGCGCTTCGTCCCGACGGAAGCTGCCTCGCGCCTCCTGGGCCCCCGCCCCCAGCTCGAACACGTCGCCGCCGGGCTGTTCGATCACGCCCGCCCTGTCGCATCCCGCAACGGCCGTGTTGTCCTGGAGCTCCGGCGCGAGGCGCGCGCCGACGGCCTTACGCTCAGCGTGTGCAACCCCATGACGGGGGAAATCTCCATGCTCCCTCCGCTCTCCGGCGACCACTGCCCCGGGCACTACGTGTGTGCGATACTCACCGGCGACGACCTAGACGTGCCCGCGCCGTCGGGCTTCTTCCGCGTGCTCCTCGTGTACAACCGCCGTAGCTTCACGGCGCTGCGCTCCTGCTCCTCtgccgacgccgacgccggcgTCGCATGCCGCTGGGGGCCGGAAGAAAGGAAACCCGGCGCCAAGATCAGCGCCAACATGCTGCGCGGTCTTGGCCACGCCGTCGTGGTCGGCGGCGCGGCCTACTGGCCCATGCACCATGAGGCGTTCGGCGTGCGGCTCGACGGCCCGCCGTCGGAGCCGATGGATATGTGTCCGGTGCCCTACAGGCAGTCGCACTATTACGCCGGCGAGCGCCTGCTGGGCACctccgcggacggggagcgcctgaGCTTCCTCTACGTGGGCTTCCTGGGATGCACGGACTTCTTCATCTACATCGAGACCCAGACGGCTGCCGGCGGGGAGTGGGAGGGGCACGAACAGGCCCGACTCAAACTCATCAGCCTACCCGAGCTCGGGATTACCATGAAAACCGCGTTTAAGCTGCGCTGGTTTGGCGAGAAGAGCGGCACGTTGATGTTCACCGTTGGAGAAGGAGGAGGGTGCACAAGCCAGGGCGTCTTCATGTTGAACATCACGACGGGATGCCTCGAGAAGCTTGCCGACGGCGTCGAGTGCCACGCGTGGAAACACTTGTGCGGCTACGAGATGGACCGCGAGGCGCTCATTGCGTCGTCCGTAGATCGGTCCTGA